The nucleotide sequence ccaattcaaacccctcagactccacctcctcctttgtctgcagtacaaaggtgtcacctggtcacctgggttagcctcagcaggagccctacaccctctgtgagccactcccgTACACACATATATccaccactccatcacagcttcaAATCCAACCTTAGGGCACTTCCCGTGGAAAGCATCCTGGCACCCTCTTTTGGACGATTCAGCGAGAGGATAATAGCTTACTACTGCTGTCAAGGAATGGGATTGCCCCTGGAGCTCAAGTGGTCGAATTCTGGGCCTTGGGGACGGGTTTGAAGAGCGTGATTAGGAGTCTCTGGTTATGTGAGCCCTAGTGCTGTGGAAAGACATGGGGGGATCCCAAGGCCGAGGGATGGAGCTGGGGTACCTGCTGGATTTTGACGAGGAAGCAGTCGATGAAATCCCTCAGGTGGTTGGGATCCAAGGTCTCCTTGTGCGTTTCCAGCTGCTCACCGACGAAGGCGGCCAGCTTCAGGTAGTTCTTGTAGATTTGCCTGTGGGGCCCGGGGACGTGTCTCATGATCTCGGGAAACGTGAAAAGCAACTGGAAAGAAGGTGGGGGAACCGGAGGTGTGAGGAGCGAGGTTCTCCCGATAGACACCCAATGAGCGTGTCCCCTCCAGACTCCAGGGGGGTGCGGGTAGGTCTGACGACCACGGCTGCTCTAGCCAAACCTCGGTGGAGGGCGTTTGGGCCGGAtggggcaggctccctggctggaTGAGAGGAAGAACGTGGATCAGGGAGGTTGTGCTACCGCGGCGTGGGGCATTCCGGGGACCGTTACAGGGCTCCTGTGTCCCGTCTGGGGTCGGTCCTTCAACCAGGATGCTGGGAAGTTGGGGAAGGGGCCAGAGCAAGACGGCTCGAGCTCTGAAAACCTGCCTCCCGGCAAGAGGGAGCACCAGGTCTGCTGAGGCGACTGCATTGGTCATGACCTCTGCGGGAGGAGCTGGCGGGCAGCCGGGGGGCCTGTGCTCTCGTGCTCTTCCCACCGCAGAGGGATGAACTAGTTCACGTGCCCCAGTGTGGAGGGGATGTGCCAGCCCCGCTCGCCCGCCCTTCGTATTGGCATGCAGGGCAAAattcatggggtgggggtggggccaaggggttctgAGTGTGAGGGGGGGTCAGGCCTGGGGCTTGCtctggctgggggggtgtgggTCTAGGCTGGGGCTCAGTAtgaagagtttggggtgcagggggagcggCTCCAAGGCTGGGGTTGAAGGGTTTGGAATGCAGAAGGGGCAGCAGATTGAGAcgaggggttggggcacaggaggggtgaGGAATCTGGGTggaggttggggcacaggggtggtGAGGGATCTcacctggggttggggtgcaggaggggagggatcTGGACTggggttgggatgcagaaggGGAGAGTTCTatgtgggggtgcagagggatgagggatctgggtgggggttggggtgctgcaggggagggatctgggggggtgcagaggggtgagggatctgggtgggagttggggcacagaggggtgagggatctgggtgggggttggggcacaggaggggagggCTCTGGGTGAGGGTGCAAAGGGGTGAGGGatctgggtgggggttggggtgcagcagggggtacggctctgggctgggaatgaggggttgGGGGTATAGGAGATGGGTTCAGACCGGGGGCcacaggatgggtgggggggttgaacttGGGGTTACCAGGTGGCTCCTGGTGAGCTGTGCTAAAGGGTCAGCAGGTCCGGCTTGCTGGGATGAGGGGGCATGCGGCTTTGTGAACCCCATAGCCACCCAGCCTGgacttgctgccctggctgcttccccaccggccccagcacagagctgccctgcaGCGGCTGACCTGCCCAGGGGCCTCTCCATCACCCATGGCAGCTTGCGAGTGTGGGGAGAGACATCCCTCCCCACTGCAGtcctgagccctgggtggggttTCATGGGGAGCCGCAGCCACACAGCTTAGAGGGAGTGCCGGTGAGTGTCTctaatctagcagacaaaggcTGAGCGAGAGGTACTGGCCAGAGACAATTGTGAGGGTGATTAGACACCTAGTCTGGGGATGGGATGAATTCTCTGTTGTGTGGAGTCTTCAGGGCAACCCTAAAGGAAGTCGTCTAGCTCACCCGTCAGATAcgggctggaggcaggagctgTCGAGGGACGTTCTCAGGGGTGTGCAGAGGTTTAACAGAGAAGGGCGTCTGCTTCTTGCAGGGCCAGTGGGCCCCCTGtctcagccccccccgccccccttctctCTCACCTGCCCCCAGGTGGAACTCATGAGCTTCCAGTTGCTGTTGATCAAGTTGAGCAGCACGAGGAACTTCTCATCGGTGTATTCGAAACGCTCCCCGAAGACCAGGGTGCAGATAATGTTGGAGCCGGCGCAGCTCAGGAAGAAGGTGGGATCGAAGGGTTTGCCTGTGGGGAGAGCCAGGGCCTGCTGtaaccccagcctcagcctgacCTGGGCATCCCAGAGCACCGTGAATCATGTTAGCTACACTTTGCCCTGGCAAGCAGGTGTCCTGGCTGCCGGGCGGACAGGGAGCAGGCCCAGGCCAGGTCACAGTCAGTGCCGTAGGGGCCAGCAAGCCtcactcccagcttcccccatcAGAACTGTAGaaagctaggactggaagggaccttgagaggtcgttgagtccagccccctgccccaatggcaggaccaagtactgtctagaccatccctgatagacatttatctaacctgttcttaaatatctccagaggtggagattccacaacctcctgattttttttcttttttggtgataCACGTCTCCGAGCACAGGAAGGGATCTGggcaggtcatcgagtccagccccctgccctctcagcaggaccaagcaccatcccaggcacccatttgccccaatccctaaatgtttgagctcacagccccaggttgagcaggccaatgcccaaaccactgagctgtccaccTCCACTTGCGTCCAtctctcacagagctgggaggaacCTCACGCGGTCATTGCGgccagcccctgcactcacagcaggacccatcaccatccctggcagatttttctaacctgccctagaaccttgaaaggcccacTCCAGTACTGGACCCACAACCACGGGCTTACAGCACCAGTGCTCTGACCACCAGTGCACTTCCCCCATCCTGTACCTAGCTGCAGAACCCAGGGGCCCAGAGTATCCCCTGTTCTAACcacatccctcccagagctgggctggaacccaggagtcctggcctgcAACCCTCCTCCAGCTCTACCCCACTAGACCCCCATGCCCATCCCCAAGCCAACGTAGAcccccaggtgtcctggctgtcagcccctcccTCGCCCCCAAAGAACCCCACTGGGGTagactgggtggggggcagagccgtGAAGTTTGGACCAGGATGTGAAGTGTGTATCCAGGGTCTCCGAGTCACTCGTCCGCGAACAGATCCGAACCTTCTGTTTTCCGGAACTCGGCCACCAGGACCTGGGCCTCCTCCTTGATCCGCTCCTCCATGCTCCTCTTCCCCATGCCGAAGTTCTTGAAGGTGGCAATGGCAAATCGGCGCAGCTGCCGCCACCGCTCCCCGGTGCCGTAGACGATCCCTGGGCAGAGGGAATTCAGGGCCAGCTGATGCCTGGCAACGCGGGTCGGAAAACCCAACACCAGCATGGCACACGAGAAGCAAGGCTCCGAAcgagctattaccactcaagacaGCGACCTGGCTAGGTCTCTGCAAGCTCCCCAGGGCCTCGCAACATCCACAGAGCAAAGCCAGGGTTGGGGGTCACTACAAAAGGGACAATGCCCCAGACTGGAATAGCCTGAAGCCGCTGTATAAATCCACAACACGCCCagacccctcagcccctcctgcgTGCAGAGAAGGTTGCCTCCTCGCAGGGAAGAGCAATTGGACCCGCAGAGGGGCTGCCGAAATcagcaggggggtgggatgggCCTCCATGTGCAAAGAGATGAAAAGACTCAGGCTACATCCCTGCTGGTGAGTTGTGTCGACAAAAACCCGCGGCGGTTCCACACAAACAAGGTGTTCTGTCGGCAGAGTTCTGGCTCTCCCCCACGCGGCCGAACGCCTCGCGTCACAGattgtgttgacaaaatgctgtttggccatgtggggggccctccatcgacagagagggcttctgggtcactgggcagtcctgtctgctgcgctgccgcttgtcggctacgtccacactagaagcatccgtcGACAGAATAATCTCGACAGAACATCTGGCAAACacatcgcatctacacacaacttactCTGTCGGCAGAGAACTGCGGGTTTGCACTGCCCTCTGGCGCCAGAAAGCggcatggcagctctgcaaagagggctgcctggcaaccagatgccctctctgtcgacagaattgcGAGTTATGCCGACAGAAAGGCACTTTCTGTCGAGAAAACACCAGGGTGTCAGCCCAGCTGTCTGGctgtctctgtcgacagagcgacCTGCCTCCGTGCatggccaaaaaaaaatctgttgacagaaatcttcTGACAGTAGCTACTGTTAACAGATCGCTGTCGGGTAGATGTAGCTGCAGAGGGGAAGGTGCCCAACCCCAGCGTGACACACAAAAAGCAGGGTACCCCCCAAGCCTGTGTAACCACCCACaagcaggctcaaacctgggacccctgaacccttgtgcaggagctgctgcagggtgagctaaaagccagctggctctcggcACAGGCTGTGGAGAAGACTCGACCTGGGTGCGTGTGCTGGAGCTTGGTGCCTTGCATGGGACAGTGACTCACACTGagttgtgtgggttacacctggtGGCCTCCCCCAGGGCACTTAGAAAGACTTTAGCCTCCctcgctctaaccactagaccctacGGCCCATGCCCTGGGTCTAGTCCTGAGCCTGAGGCTCCCCCTGCGCCCCAACTGGGAGCCCACATAGGTGCTccaggcctgcagctccccctcctcccatggctggaatggcagccccagctccccactgctgtggatggggggagAAGCAGCCCCAAGACTCgcaggcaggggccaggcaagcgggggccagatccagcccacaggcgggGAGGAGGTAgtggctctgggcagtgctggccGAGACACCTGGTGCTCCCCCAGCCATTGAGAGCTGGGGGGGGTcgctgcctgggagcagcaggtgtggggtgcagagccatgcGTGCCCCAGGGAGCAGTGCAGCTCAACAACCCCCAGCCCCTTCATGCACCTCCCCTtccgcccagcccctgctccccacccccagcccactcctgcaccctacccactgcccagagccccaccctgCTCAGGTCCggccccccgtcccactccctggcagcccgctccccacactgaacccctccgcTTAGCTCACACCCCAGCATCTAGAAGGGTCCGTGTGTTCTGCTGGCCCTGGGCCCCCAAAGAGCTAATCTGGTCGTGGGAAGCACTGAGCCTGGgctggcctcccttcccccccacccccttgggcTGGAGCATGAGAGGAGGGAGGTGTCCATGTCACCCATGATCCCAACTCTGGGGTTTAACACCCGTCAGCAGGCAGattccagctcctgcagccagggtggAAGGAGACTGAGGCGTGGGTCTGTCCGCCTGTCCCGTCCGTGCCTCACCATTTCCATTACTCCACATCTGCACAGCAGGGAAGTCACCCCTGCCACTGAACTCCTCAGCCTTGTCGATCAGGGCTTCCTTCAGCACCTTGTACCCCGAGAGCACCACGCAGGGCCGGGAGCCCAGGTAAAAGGTGTACATTGGGCCGTAGGTCTCGCTGAGCTGGAAGGAATAGGGAAAGGTGGCCGTTAGCCCCTGACTGCAGGGTCAGGGGACAGGGCATGTGGCTGGGAGTCGGGACGCCTAGGTTCTTGCCTTCACTCCGACACTTACCTGCTGTCTGACCTTGCTCATGTTGCTTCCCCTCTGCCTGCTTTATCTGGCCAGAGTGTGGACTGGCTGGAACTGTGCCTCTCTCTATGCAGCATCTGGCACAACAGGTGCTGACATTGCTGAGTGAGAGCAAGagggctgtgagccaggactcctgggttctagccccagcttggggaggggagtgaggtctagtgggtgggggctgggacccCAGATATCTGGCTTATCTCCTGGAGCTGGGGTCTGGTGGgttaggagccaggactccttgATCTTCATTCaacctcagctctgggagggaagtggaggCTAGTGGTTAAAGAGGGGGCAGTGGCTCTCAGAGTGCAGGCTTCCAGTGATAATAACCCCAGCTGGGTGGCAAAGAGAGTTCTGGTTTCAAGACAAATTTCCACAGCAACTAATGTTCCTTGCTGCTCTGAACCCCACATGGGGCGGACACCAAAGGCCTGGGAGGCTCTGGGCCTAGATGTCCAGCTTCCCACATCCACAACTCTCTGAAAAGCCCTGTTTTGGATGCAAAGCTCTCCTGCCCCCTCAGATCCCCCGTGAGACCTGCTCACCTTCCGCAGAGACTTAATCAGCTCCttcacctccacctgcagcatgTTCCCTAGGAACGGGAGAGGGGTGGGCCCAGGGGGCAGGTTGCTCCAGTTTTTCCTCTTCCACAGGGAGAGAAGTAACACACACGTGATGGACATCGCCAGGAGGATGCTGAGggtcccactgaaatccatgCTGCAGCCGAGCTTTCACATCACATGAGCCATCTCTATATAGCCCCGCACTGCTGGCCTTGCTGATAACACCCCTCGTTGCAACACTGCCCTGGGTAAACACTCACAAACTCGGCTGGATAGTGAAATTTGGACTGTGCCCAGCGGGGGCTTTGCACCGTACGTGGTGATCCCCCACTGCCGAGACACCGCCACAATTGGGGCTTGAACTTACAACCCTCCACTTGTGGAGCTGAAGGGGGACACCTGGCACAGCCATTCTGTAGTGGCCTCCTTGGTCTGGGTGCCAGAGGAGGACGCTCAGGGTGGGCTGGTGCGTGTTTAGATGGTGGGTGTCCATGAGCAGGGACATTTCCCACCACACAGCCAGTCGGGTGGCCAGATGTTCCAGGGGTGTGCCCAGGGGTTAATTCCTTCCTGAGATTCATACAAATCTAAGGCAGGAAGTTGAGGGCATGTGATATCTGGGCTATCACACGTGTTCCAGAAACTCCAGTGAGAGGCTTCCCACAGTGCCTCCAAGCTGGAGGAGCTGATACCTCGCACATGCCTCCGGTGCCAGGAAATTGTTATTCTCCCTTCTCTTTCTGCACAAGAGCTTTGAGGGCCTAGCAGGCCGGGCAAGCAGCATAGGGCCTGCCGCCATCTCCTTTGGTGTGTCACCAGctctgtgtgtgcctcagtttgcccatctgcaaaatggagagCATCGGAGTCCTCATTAGTCTCTTCAGAATGCAGACTCTTCAGGGTGGAGGCTGGCCAGAGCCAAACCGGGTCTTCAACTTGGCTGGAGTCTGCAGGGGctgctgttgttttttaaaaacagtgcaacAGTGCAGGACATGAACTGATACAAAGAGCCCAGGTCTGTACAGACAGGGAAGAGAGGTGCTGAGAGATTCAAAGCATGACAACTTAAGGCAGATCTGCTGGGTCCtgcccaatgttccctctattttttgcaCCCATGTGTGGAGTCAattatgttatgtgcaccaccaacagaaacacaggctgccggctgtaggggctctgctgatcagctgggcagcctttgaatttctcctgggctgACACCCGAATACTTAGTCCTGATCCCATGCATTAGCCCCAAGAGCATCACGGCCTCACTGCAGCAGGTGTGTTCATTTGCCTGGTATCAGGAGCTCACTGATTAACCATCTTTGGGTAGTGGTGGGAGAAGGTAATTCTAAGGCCAAACCTCAGTCCTGGGCCAACCCGCCACCTACACGGTTAATGTTTCAACTCCCCCCAGTGCGGCATCAAAGGGAAAGGTCATTTTATTCtaaagtgttacaaggagggcTCAGGAGCCCAATGAAGTGATGTTTCAAGCTGAACAAAAGATTTTGTTTGCccccaaattaattttttttaaagcttctcAATTTGCCAAAATTCAACCAAAACTAAGTGTTGCTTTTAAATGTTCTGGTGTGTGAACGAACTGAAAAACCTCCTGACTCTGCTTAAGCCCAAAGCGGGGTTTGTTTTAgagtggggaggggactgggagggATGTTACCTGATGAATTGATGAGTGTACAGAGCATTGTTACAACCACTTATACTTTGGAGATagagagggcttgtctacgctagctccctacttcaaagggagggtggtaagtagggtgttgggagtttattaagcaaattcccccctgcagcaactccaaagttttaaactttgaagtaccggctcgtgtctagccacagctcacccgccggtactgccaagtgctggggcaacttcaaagtccctttactcaaagTATCGAGGaggaaagggactttgaagtgctgggcaactccgaagtaccagcgggtgagctgtggctacacgtgagctggcacttagaagtttaatacttcgaagttgccgcagggaggggggaatttgcttaacaaagtgctgcatatgtagcacagcacttcattaataaactcccaacaccctacttaccaccctcccttcaaagtagggagctagtgtggacacagcccattGTGTGACAAAGTCCatcttattcctgggcctctggcctctgctcagtccactggacccacttaagggcccagttgccctcactggggtgagGGCTGCTCttgggggaacccagcccctgcccactcatgcagGGTTCCctcccagggaccctatgcagctgctagtgggaagggctgacacCCTTAGTGAAGCAGCTCCCCCTCGTaccttccccaggctgcagctgtaatgAGCCACCACTCTCAATCAGCggcagctcctcactctccctctgctgTTCCTGGTGTTCCTCTTCTTTTCTTCAGCTCCTTTCCAGCCTGCTTTCTCTCCCTGCTCTGGTGTCCTCACCTGTCTCCATTCCCtctcaccctctgccctgctAGGCCCACTGTGAAGgtcttttaaaggcctcttattaggccCACCTTGGAGTCAGCTGGTCCCAGTTAGCccgagccatctcctgcccagctgcctgagaTTGTCCTGAGACTTCCTGAGGGCctccgcaggcccttctgcttgtttgggcttcctCTGAGGGGGCCGTCCGCCCTGCACTCGCTGTAGGACGGAAATGTCTGAGGCaggaaagcagtccagtacctaGGACGTTAAAGACCtggtctattctggtctggctctgatctgaagaagtgggtctgtcccatgaaagctcatcacctaataaattattgtgtcaGTCCTTACAGTgtttctggactgcttttttgttttggtagcatgtagactagcacggcaaTCTCTCGGTTACTATTCTGAGGCAGGTTGTGGCATTCTGCTAAGACCCCCTATTCGAATTCTAATATGTGGAGTAGGCcgataatcctatagttcagagacccagttagcatgagtggatgGTTTCCCCTGTTTGGGCCAcccacaagacccagggaaggtcgtcCCAACTCAGACAGGGCCCTGGAGTTTGGAAGGAGGGATAGTTGTTccggcaaccacattccaagaagaggccgtACAGGTGAGAACTGAGATACGGCTTCCTCCCATCCTCTAGCCCAGGCTGGTACATGAGAACAAACGTGGAAGTGCTCTCTGCTGTTAccgtcttttgctttaatcttccaGACAGTGCGCCCCTGGATTACGCCTGTGCCAAGGCTCCATCATTACTTCTGTGGACCCATCATCGCTCCAATAGACACACAGTTGTCATTAGATGTCTGCTtggtttaagtaacttgttaagaaaAGCACCCGGGCTAGAGATAAGGAGACCTGTAAGCTACGGGCGGGGACTCTGTGCAACCTTTTTATTGAGCTCATTTCGCCGTCTtactgctagaacctatccaggcttgggaaaCAGCCATGCTGTTGCAATTCATCCCAAGTGGATACACTCCATAGCATCCCTCTAAAGCACCCCTTGTTGGGGGGACAAACGTTTCGAAGTGAAAGGCTTCTAGAACTGCTACCACAGCCTcaagcactcccagccccagatggCAACCTAAAAAGGCCCGGCTTCTCCAGATATAAGGTGTTGTGAGTCTCAGCCAGTCCCTGAGCCATTGCCCCCTTCTTTGGAGTGAGGGCGTCTTTTCACCTCTGCTCTAGGGGCCTCATCCAGACTAGCCTGTGGGCTCAGAGGCAGACCAAGGGAAAATCATGCCAGCTAATGGCTCTGGCACTGTCCCTTAAGAGCTCTGCTGTGAATTAACCTTTTCCTCCCTGCCTGCTTTCCCAGAGTCCTGTACTGAGTTCACCCAATACATGTGTTCAGTGAACTTCCTAACAACCAGGCCAAGGTTCAGGGGTTATAGGTTATACATCAGCCCCAAGTGTGCTGCATGCTGTTGGGGGACAGGAGGGTTCAGACTGCAGTCTGAGTTACTGAAACCCTCCCCACATTGCTTGGGAGAAAATTGCAGATGGGCCAAAGGTTGAAAGTCGGAGTCAGTTTTTTTCTAAGCCATTACGTTGTTGAGCCGTAATCTGGTGAAGTCACCAGGAAGTCAATGGGGAGTCACCAGGAAGTCAGTGGGGAATCAGTGGGATATCAACAGTAATCAATGAGGAATTAACAATGAGCCAATGGGCGGTCAGTAGGAAGTGAATGGGAAACCAATGGGACATCAACAGGAAGTCAATATGGCCAacgtgaagtcaatgggaagtcAGCGGGGCCAATGGCAAGTCAATAGGGAACCAATAGGAAGTGAATGGGAAACCAATGGGCTAACAACAGGAAATCAATACGGCTAATAGGAAGTCTATCTGGAGCTCACAGGAAGGCTGTGTGGCTAAGGGCAAGTTGATGGGATTTCCCCAGGAGCCAATGAGGCATTAACAGCAAGTCAATGGGAATTCAACAGGAAGTCAGCGGGAAATCAAAGGGACACCAGAAGGACGTCAATCAGGAAGCTAGTGGGAGCCCCGGGAAGCCAGCATACCCCATGCTCAAGGCCACATTACCGAGCTCAATGAGACCTCAGTCTGAGCCCAGTCCACCAGGCACTGCTGTAATACTCCACGCAATTAGCACTGCTGTAGACttgacccacagcccccttccGAATCGCTGGCAGGGACGAGCTGCCAACCCAACAGGGCCACAAGACGCCTGCTCCAGCCAAGGTAGGACTAGAACAAGGATCTTGCCTGCAAAGCTGTACCCACAATAGTCTGGGTGAGCTGCACGGTGGTTAATTATTGCCTGACCTGCCGCAACTCAGCAGATTGGGCAATTCAGTTTGCAGGCTCAGCCGAGCCCCATTGCTCCATGGAGCTGCCTGGAGCCCTCTCTCTCcttctgggaggggtggggtgtgtcACCTGCCTCCTGGTCATTGCTTTATGGAGAAAGCAACCAGTGAGGGGAAAGCTCCCCCCAGGTTCCACGCCCCGTTCCTTCTTTGGGAATTTCCTACAGCTGCACACCCAGGCATTGCCCAAATCAGT is from Carettochelys insculpta isolate YL-2023 chromosome 22, ASM3395843v1, whole genome shotgun sequence and encodes:
- the LOC142024729 gene encoding cytochrome P450 2G1-like isoform X2 yields the protein MDFSGTLSILLAMSITCVLLLSLWKRKNWSNLPPGPTPLPFLGNMLQVEVKELIKSLRKLSETYGPMYTFYLGSRPCVVLSGYKVLKEALIDKAEEFSGRGDFPAVQMWSNGNGIVYGTGERWRQLRRFAIATFKNFGMGKRSMEERIKEEAQVLVAEFRKTEGKPFDPTFFLSCAGSNIICTLVFGERFEYTDEKFLVLLNLINSNWKLMSSTWGQEKNNPHTHFNEETMSKTTVNLFFAGTETVSSTLRYGLLILLRHPEIEAKLHEEIDRVIGSHRSPCMEDRSRMPYMDAVLHEIQRFADIVPMGVPHTVTRDIEFRGYTLPEGMNIIPLLCTAQADPTQFKNPDCFDPSHFLDENGRFRRNDAFMAFSAGKRVCLGESLAIMELFIFLTSILQSFTLQALVPPAEIDLSPESSGLGSIPRPYQFCLLPR
- the LOC142024729 gene encoding cytochrome P450 2F3-like isoform X1, with the translated sequence MDFSGTLSILLAMSITCVLLLSLWKRKNWSNLPPGPTPLPFLGNMLQVEVKELIKSLRKLSETYGPMYTFYLGSRPCVVLSGYKVLKEALIDKAEEFSGRGDFPAVQMWSNGNGIVYGTGERWRQLRRFAIATFKNFGMGKRSMEERIKEEAQVLVAEFRKTEGKPFDPTFFLSCAGSNIICTLVFGERFEYTDEKFLVLLNLINSNWKLMSSTWGQLLFTFPEIMRHVPGPHRQIYKNYLKLAAFVGEQLETHKETLDPNHLRDFIDCFLVKIQQEKNNPHTHFNEETMSKTTVNLFFAGTETVSSTLRYGLLILLRHPEIEAKLHEEIDRVIGSHRSPCMEDRSRMPYMDAVLHEIQRFADIVPMGVPHTVTRDIEFRGYTLPEGMNIIPLLCTAQADPTQFKNPDCFDPSHFLDENGRFRRNDAFMAFSAGKRVCLGESLAIMELFIFLTSILQSFTLQALVPPAEIDLSPESSGLGSIPRPYQFCLLPR